Below is a window of Thermodesulfitimonas autotrophica DNA.
CTGCAGGGTAGGCTCAGTAAAAGTGCCTGAGCTTTACGTCCTCGAGGAATACGCCACCGTCTTCCACCTTGTTTCCACCGTCACCGGCAAACTCGCCCCGGAGAAAGACGTGGTGGACCTCATCCTATCAACCTTCCCCGGCGGCTCCATTACCGGGGCACCGAAAATCCGGGCTATGGAGATCATCGAAGAATTAGAGCCCGTTCGCCGGAGCATCTATTGCGGTTCGATCGGCTGGCTCGGTTTCCAGGGCGACGCGGATCTCAACATCGTCATCCGGACCTTTATCGTCAAGGACGGCCGCGTTTACTTCCAGACCGGAGGCGCGGTCACCGGCGATTCTGACCCGGAAAAGGAATACTTAGAAACGCTCGCCAAAGCCCGCGGCCTTTACAGCGCCCTGTAGCGGCTCCGGGGGTTCTCCCGCCGCCCGGCAACACCGAAAAGATCAGGACCGCTGCGCCTCCTGCGCCCGCCGCTTTTTGAGCTCTTCCAGGCAGTTGGTCTTGCCGACAACCAGATCAGCGACCCAGCAGCCGGGCGGGGCCTTAAAAACCGCCTTTTTCGTCTTTTTTACGCGGTCGAGGGCCACGATAGTCTCCGCCACCGTGCCGTCGGCCAGCGTCACCGCGGCGGCGTAGTAGAAAACCTTCTCCCCCACCCCGAAAGCGGTCCCCAGTCCCGCGGCGGTTTTAAAAACCGCCTCGTTCCGGACGGCGCTCCCGTCCGGCCGCACCGAAACGATGTAGGCCGGCAGGGAAGGATCAAACGCTCCTTCCTCCGTCTGTTGTGCGGGGACCAGAAAGTAAAGGCGCTTCCCCTCCGGATCCCAGGCAGGAGAATGCCCGCGCGCGACCTGCTTGAGCCTGGTACCGTCCACTCTTACCGTAAAGATGGGGTAAAGAAAGCTGCCGGCGCCCTGCGGCACCGCTTCCCAGGTGAGATAAGAGCCTTTGGGCGACCAGCGGAGGGAATCAAGCCGGCTGTACTTTTCTCCCCGGTTTTTGGTAATATGCGCGCCAAGCGGTTTTCCGGAGCCGCCTTTGGTGTCCTGAAGCACGATCTGGTCCGGCAGGGCACTGTAAGCAATCCGGTCACCGCGAGGGGAAAAGGCCGGCCACCAGGGATTGAACTTCTCCCCGGGAGGGATCCCGAGGCGCCCTTTTCCGTCGAGGGCTACCCATGCCAAACTGTTTCTCTCTCCAGGGTGTTCGCTGCCGCGCACGTAAAGCACGAAACGCCCGTCGGGGGAAAGCGCCGGGTGCATTGCCCGGGATGTTTCCCCGTCTGAGAGGCGCCAGGCCGCTCCCGTCCCGGGATCGAGCAGCCAGACGCTTGCCGCCACTTCTCCCGGACTGCTCCGGCCCTCAGAGTAGAAGCCCCTGACGGGGCCGCGCACGAGAGTGAAAACGACAACCTCCCGCCCTCCCCGGCTTTTAAGCGCCCCTTCTACTTCCCTTCCCGCCGGCGCTCCAAGCGGATACCCTTTAAAACACCCGTAAACGGCGAGCAGGCAGAGCCCGAAACAGAGGGCGACTTTGGCGAGTTTTCCGGAACGCATCCTGCCACTGCGCCTTCCGAGCACCTTTAATTGAAACAGCCCAACTGGCACTCCCTGATCTTGATCCCGAGGGCATCACAGGCCGCACCGATCATCCGGACCGGTACCCCGAGTTCCGCCGCTAATTCGTGGGCCCGGGCGCACGTGATCCTCTTTTCGGGAGCGGCCCGGCGTACGGCCTCTATCACTTCGGGTGAAGGTAAAACCGGCTCCTTTTCCTTCACTATCACGCCACCCCCTTGTCGCGCACTATTTTCTTCTCCACGCCATCTATTATATAATACCTTTATACAAATACCTCCGGGGGTCTTAAAGTTGGTCACCTCTACCTATCAGATTCACCGTTACGTTAGCGGCACGTGGCAAGAGAGTCCGGATCAGGTCGCCGCAGAAAAAGTGCTCGATCTTTACCTTGACGGCGCCTTCCTCAAGAAAATTCACTTTCTCCCGCGCGAGCCGGAACTCCTCCTCCTCGGGCACCTGTTTCTTGAAGGCTTGATTCGGAGCCGCGAGGAGATAGCCGAAGTGGAAATCGACATTGAAAAAAACGCGGCCCGGGTGACCCGCCGGGCTTTAAAAGAGAGTCCTTGGCAGCCTGCTTCCCTCGACCAGACGCAGCCGAAAATTTCCCCGGCCGCCGTCCTGAAGCTAGCTGCCGCCCTCGCAGCAAACCCGCTTTTCCGGCAGACCGGCGCCGTGCATTGCGGCCTGATCGCAGCGCAGGAGGAGATTCTCTTTGGCACTGAAGATACCGGGCGCTTCAACGTCCTGGATAAACTAGCGGGCTATATCCTGCGTGAGAAACTATCGGCCCCTGACCTCACCATCACCTTCAGCGGCCGGCTCACCGGTGAAATCGTCAGCCGCCTCGCCAAAATAAAAGTGCCGGTGGTCATTTCACCGGCGGCGCCAACCACGCAGGGAATCGCGATCGCCACCGCCGCGGGTCTCACCCTTATCGGCTTCGCGCGGGACGACCGCTTTAATGTTTACACGCACGCCCAGCGCTTCGAGCCGTAGTCAGACGGTTTAAAGAACGCCGGGCCTCACCCTAAACGCTGAACTCTACTTCACTGCCTTTTCGATCCGGACCGCCACACCTTTGTAGGCCGGGATCTTCGCCACCGGGTCACGCGCCGGTCCCACCAGCACGTTTACCGGACTTTCGGCCGAGTGGAACGTGGCAAAAACAATACCTGGAGGCAGCCCCTCGTTCACAGCAGCCCGCATCTTGACCGAACCCCAGCGCGAGATGACCGTTACCCGCTCCCCGCAACCGATCCCTAACCGCGCCGCATCTTCCGGGTTCACTTCGAGGCAGGTTTCCTGGTAAAAGCCGAGCGGCGTGCGGCGGGTCATGGAACCCGAGTGGTAGTGAGTAAGGTAGCGCCCGGTAATCAGCAGGAAGGGGTGTTCCCCGTCCGGTTCCTCGTCCGGACGGGCGAAACTCACCGGGTGAAAGCGCCCCTTGCCCCGGACAAACCGGTTCTGGTGTAAGATCCGCGTACCCGGATGGCCGGGCACCGGACACGGCCAGAAAAGACCCTCGGGCTCGAGGTAAGCGTAGGAGACGCCCCCGTAGATCGGCGTGAGGCTCGCTATCTCCGCCATGATGTCCGCAGGGGAGATGTACCACATCGGGTAGCCCATCGCCCGCGCTATGCTGCAGATAATCTCCCCGTCCGGTTTCGCGTCACCCACAGGTGGAATCGCCCGGCGGACGCGCTGGATGCGCCTTTCCGTGTTGGTGAAAGTCCCTTCCTTCTCAGCAAAGCTCGCCGCCGGCAGAACCACGTGTGCGTACTGCGCCGTCTCGGTAAGAAAGAGGTCTTGAACCACCAAAAACTCGAGTTTCTGGAGCGCCTCCTTGACCAGGCTGCTGTTGGCCTCCGTCACTAAAGGGTTTTCGCCCATGATGTACATCGCCTTGATCCGCCCCTCGGCCGCCGCCTCGAACATCTCCGAAGCGGTAAGCCCCGGCGTCTCGGGCAGTTTGGCGTTCCAGGCCGCCTCAAACTTCGCCCGGACCCGCCGGTCGGTTACCGGCTGGTAGCCGGGAAGCATATCCGGCAGCGCCCCCATATCGCAGGCGCCCTGCACGTTATTCTGCCCCCGGAGCGGGTAGACACCGCACGCTTCTTTCCCGATGTGCCCGCAAAGCATGGCCAGGTTGGCGATGGCCAACACGTTATTGGTGCCGCAGGTATGCTGGGTAACCCCCATAGTGTAAAGGATTATCGCCTTCTTCGCCTGCGCGTACCCTCGCGCCACCTTGTAGATAAGCTCCGCCGGCACGCCGCAGATGCCCGCTACAAACTTCGGCGGGTACTGGCTCACCCTTTCCCTGAAGGCCTCGAAATTCTCCGTCCGCGCGGCAACGAACGCCTCGTCCCATAGCCCCTCGCTTAAGATCGCGTTGGCGAAGCCATTCAGGAGCGCAACGTCCGTTCCCGGCCTGATCTGGAGGTAATAGTGGGCCCGCGCCGCTATCTCGGTCCGCCGCGGGTCTACCACGGCCAGCACCGCCCCGCGCCGCAAAGCCTTTTGGATCTGGATGGCGATTACCGGGTGCGTCTCCGTAGTGTTGCTGCCGATAACCAGGATAAACTCCGCCCCCGGAATCTCCGCCAAGGTATTCGTTGCCGCACCGCTGCCAAACGCTGCCGCCAGACCGGCGACCGTAGGGGAGTGTCAGAGGCGAGCACAGTGGTCGATGTTGTTCGTCCCGATCACCGCCCGCGCGAACTTGCCCAGGAGGTAGTTCTCCTCGTTTGTGCACCGCGCGGAAGCGAGGACCCCGATCGCGTCAGGACCGTATTTTTCTTTTATCTCCTTGAGCCTTGTGGCTACCAGTTTAACTGCCCGGTCCCAGGTAACCTTGCTGAAAAGGTAGGGGTCGCGCACCAGCGGCATCTGCAACCGTTCCCGGTGGTGAATAAAGCCAAAGCCGAAGCGCCCCTTGATACAGAGCCAGCGTCCGTTGACGGGCGCTTCGGGAGTAGAAGTGACCCCGATAACCCGGTCGTCTTTTACGTTCAGGTCGAAGGAGCAACCGACACCGCAGTAAGAACAGACGGTGCGCACCTTTTTAACTTCCCAACGCCGCCCCTGACCCCACATCGGCTTTGGGGTTAGCGCCCCAACAGGACAGACAGAGATGCAGTTGCCGCAAAAAATGCAGTTGGACTCCTCAAGCGGGACATCCATAGGCGGGGTGATCTTGGTAAAGAAACCCCGCTTCGTAAAGTCGATCACCGACCGGCCAACGAGCTCGCCGCAAACCCGCACGCAGAGACCGCAAAGGATGCACTTATTCATGTCCCGGACGATGAAGGGATTATTGTTCTCAATCCCATACTCGCGCCGCTTGCCATGAAAGCTCGTCTCCCTCACCCCGTAACGGTAGGCAAGGTCCTGCAAGGTGCAGGCCCCGGTCCGCTCGCAGGTAAGACAGTCCTGAGGGTGATTCGCCAAAAGGAGTTCGATAAGCGTTTTGCGGGCGTGGCGCACTGCCGGGCTCTCCGTCTCCACCACCATCCCCTGGCGCACGGGTGTGATGCAGGAAGCAGGGAGGTTATTCCAACCCCGCACCTCAACGATACACAAGCGGCAACCGCCCCAGGGCGAAAGCTCAGGGTCGTAGCAGAGGGTCGGAATGTAAATGCCGGCTTGCCGCGCCGCCTCTAGGATAGTGGTCCCCTCAGGCACCGTAATTTCGCGTCCGTTGATCACCAGGGTAACTTCTCTGGCCAACCGCCTGGTCCCCCTTTAGTGCCGCCTAACGGCGTTAAACTTGCAAACCTCGTAGCAACGCCCGCACTTAATGCAGAGATCCTCGTCGATAACGTGCGGCTTTTTCTTCTCGCCGCTGATCGCGTGTGCCGGGCAGGCGTACCGGCATGCGCCGCAGCCGTTGCACTTCTCCGTAATAATGGTAAACCGGCGCAGGGCAACACACTCGCCCGCAGGGCAATGCTTATCCCTGATATGTTTTAGGTACTCGTTCCGGAAGTAGCTTAAGGTGGTAAGCACCGGGTTCGGGGCCGAAGTGCCGAGACCGCAGAACGAGGTGGCCTTAACCACGCCCCCCAGATACTCTAAAAGCGGGATATCGCTAAGGTTCCCCTCGCCTAACGTAATCTTCTCGAGTATTTCTAACATCCGCGTCGTGCCTTCCCGGCAGGGCGTACATTTGCCGCACGACTCCCGCTCGGTAAAATTGAGGAAGAACTTGGCCATATTGACCATGCAGTTGTCCTCGTCCATCACCACCATGCTACCCGAGCCCATCATCGCCCCTGCACCGGTAAGCGACTCGTAATCGATCGGCAGGTCAAGCATATCCTCCGGAAGGCTGCCGCCAGAAGGCCCGCCGACCTGGACAGCCTTAAACTTCTTACCACCCTTTATCCCGCCACCGATATCGAAGATCAATTCCCGGAGGGTGATACCCATCGGCACTTCTACCAAGCCACTATTCTGTACTTTTCCAGTAAGGGCAAAGATCTTGGTCCCCTTGCTCCGCGCGGTACCTATAGAGGCAAACCAGTCGCTGCCCCTGAGAATTATTTGCGGCACGTTGGCAAAGGTTTCTACGTTATTGAGGACGGTCGGCTTGCCGAAAAGCCCTTTCTCCGTCGAGCGCGGCACCTTGATGCGGGGAATACCCCTGTTGCCCTCGATCGAAGCCATCAGCGCCGTTGACTCGCCACAAACAAAGGCCCCCGCACCTTCATTAATATGGATGCGGAAGTTAAGCCCGGAATTGAGGATATTTTCGCCCAACAGGCCGTAACGTTCCGCCTGCGCGATCGCGATCCGCAGCCGCCGGACCGCCAGCGGGTATTCTGCCCGGACGTAAATGTAGCCCTCGTCCGAACCAACAGCATAAGCGCAGAGCAACATGCCTTCGAGAACCGAATGCGGGTTTCCCTCTAACACCGCCCGGTCCATAAAGGCGCCCGGGTCGCCTTCGTCGGCGTTGCAGATGACGTAGCGTTTGCTGCTCGGGACCCGGCGCGCCGCTTCCCATTTCTTACCCGTGGGGAACCCGGCACCGCCCCGC
It encodes the following:
- a CDS encoding formate dehydrogenase accessory sulfurtransferase FdhD; its protein translation is MVTSTYQIHRYVSGTWQESPDQVAAEKVLDLYLDGAFLKKIHFLPREPELLLLGHLFLEGLIRSREEIAEVEIDIEKNAARVTRRALKESPWQPASLDQTQPKISPAAVLKLAAALAANPLFRQTGAVHCGLIAAQEEILFGTEDTGRFNVLDKLAGYILREKLSAPDLTITFSGRLTGEIVSRLAKIKVPVVISPAAPTTQGIAIATAAGLTLIGFARDDRFNVYTHAQRFEP
- a CDS encoding TolB family protein, with product MRSGKLAKVALCFGLCLLAVYGCFKGYPLGAPAGREVEGALKSRGGREVVVFTLVRGPVRGFYSEGRSSPGEVAASVWLLDPGTGAAWRLSDGETSRAMHPALSPDGRFVLYVRGSEHPGERNSLAWVALDGKGRLGIPPGEKFNPWWPAFSPRGDRIAYSALPDQIVLQDTKGGSGKPLGAHITKNRGEKYSRLDSLRWSPKGSYLTWEAVPQGAGSFLYPIFTVRVDGTRLKQVARGHSPAWDPEGKRLYFLVPAQQTEEGAFDPSLPAYIVSVRPDGSAVRNEAVFKTAAGLGTAFGVGEKVFYYAAAVTLADGTVAETIVALDRVKKTKKAVFKAPPGCWVADLVVGKTNCLEELKKRRAQEAQRS
- a CDS encoding NADH-ubiquinone oxidoreductase-F iron-sulfur binding region domain-containing protein encodes the protein MHPGTARKKVIVCAGLNCGSGGGFGLIDLFRRELLKQGVDDTVEVAFSGCRGFCEQGPNVIIEPDRTFYRRVKAEDVAEIVALHLKGNQVVERLLYKDPKSGVLCRTYDEIPFYRHQMKVVLEHCGFINPEDIAEYIAVGGYRALTKALTQMTPEEVLAEVKKSGLRGRGGAGFPTGKKWEAARRVPSSKRYVICNADEGDPGAFMDRAVLEGNPHSVLEGMLLCAYAVGSDEGYIYVRAEYPLAVRRLRIAIAQAERYGLLGENILNSGLNFRIHINEGAGAFVCGESTALMASIEGNRGIPRIKVPRSTEKGLFGKPTVLNNVETFANVPQIILRGSDWFASIGTARSKGTKIFALTGKVQNSGLVEVPMGITLRELIFDIGGGIKGGKKFKAVQVGGPSGGSLPEDMLDLPIDYESLTGAGAMMGSGSMVVMDEDNCMVNMAKFFLNFTERESCGKCTPCREGTTRMLEILEKITLGEGNLSDIPLLEYLGGVVKATSFCGLGTSAPNPVLTTLSYFRNEYLKHIRDKHCPAGECVALRRFTIITEKCNGCGACRYACPAHAISGEKKKPHVIDEDLCIKCGRCYEVCKFNAVRRH
- the fdhF gene encoding formate dehydrogenase subunit alpha, whose protein sequence is MAREVTLVINGREITVPEGTTILEAARQAGIYIPTLCYDPELSPWGGCRLCIVEVRGWNNLPASCITPVRQGMVVETESPAVRHARKTLIELLLANHPQDCLTCERTGACTLQDLAYRYGVRETSFHGKRREYGIENNNPFIVRDMNKCILCGLCVRVCGELVGRSVIDFTKRGFFTKITPPMDVPLEESNCIFCGNCISVCPVGALTPKPMWGQGRRWEVKKVRTVCSYCGVGCSFDLNVKDDRVIGVTSTPEAPVNGRWLCIKGRFGFGFIHHRERLQMPLVRDPYLFSKVTWDRAVKLVATRLKEIKEKYGPDAIGVLASARCTNEENYLLGKFARAVIGTNNIDHCARLUHSPTVAGLAAAFGSGAATNTLAEIPGAEFILVIGSNTTETHPVIAIQIQKALRRGAVLAVVDPRRTEIAARAHYYLQIRPGTDVALLNGFANAILSEGLWDEAFVAARTENFEAFRERVSQYPPKFVAGICGVPAELIYKVARGYAQAKKAIILYTMGVTQHTCGTNNVLAIANLAMLCGHIGKEACGVYPLRGQNNVQGACDMGALPDMLPGYQPVTDRRVRAKFEAAWNAKLPETPGLTASEMFEAAAEGRIKAMYIMGENPLVTEANSSLVKEALQKLEFLVVQDLFLTETAQYAHVVLPAASFAEKEGTFTNTERRIQRVRRAIPPVGDAKPDGEIICSIARAMGYPMWYISPADIMAEIASLTPIYGGVSYAYLEPEGLFWPCPVPGHPGTRILHQNRFVRGKGRFHPVSFARPDEEPDGEHPFLLITGRYLTHYHSGSMTRRTPLGFYQETCLEVNPEDAARLGIGCGERVTVISRWGSVKMRAAVNEGLPPGIVFATFHSAESPVNVLVGPARDPVAKIPAYKGVAVRIEKAVK